The Gloeobacter violaceus PCC 7421 DNA window ATCCCCAACTCGATCGTGGGCGGTCTGTTTAACTACGGCGTGGTGCTCGTGAACACCAAAGACGGCACCCAGATCGAAATGAAAGCTTTGCCCCGTTTTCGTGAACTGGCGGACTACATCGAAGAGCGCCTCGATCGCCGCCAACCGAGCCCCGCCACCCGCAGCTAGCTTCAAAACGGCTGCACTTCGAGCGTCTGCACCTGCACCATCGGCGTGGGCACCGGGTAGCCGAAGTAGTAGTTGTGGATGTGGTCGCCGATCAAGTTCAGTTCGCTCTCTTTTTGGAGAAGATAGGGCACCACTGCAGCGCGCTCGATCTCTTCAAGGGTGCTGTAGACCAGTTCGTTGGCCAACCGGCCGCTCAGCCGCTCGGCTTCGCTGGTGTAGGAGCCGGGCTGGCTTGCAGCAAGCAGGCCGAGGATGTTGCTCACCTGGGAAGTGGCAAAGCGCAACGAGCGCGGGAAGCGCGGGTTGAGCACCAGCAGTTCGGCCACCGAGCGCGGAGCGACCGTGGCCCGGTAGAGCTTGCTGTAAATTTCCGATCCGCTCACCGAGCGCAGCAGCGACAGCCACTGCTGTACCTCGATGGGCCGCTCCGCCAGGGCCGACTGGGGATTGATGAGGCGGTAGCGCACCTGCAAAATCCGCGCGGTCTGCAAAGCCCGCTCGAAGAAGCGGCCCAGCCGCAAAAACCGCCAGCCCGTGTCGTGGAGAATCGTGCTGTCGATCAGGCTGTCGATCAGTCCTGACTGCTCTTTGACCTTTTCGTAGAACCCGAGTGCCTCGGCGTCGACATCTCCTTCCCAGCGCGCACCGCGCAATTCAAGGTAGAGCCGGTTGAGCGCCAGCCACAGTTCCGATGAAATTTGATCGCGGATGCCGCGGGCGTTCTCGCGCGCCTGGGTGACACAGCTGAGGATCGAACTGGGATTGGTGCGGACGAAGGTGACGAACTGCTCGACCTGGGCGGGCTGCACGGCCGGGTAACGCCCCTGGTAAGCGTCCATCTCACCCACCACTTCGAGGACCATCTCCCAGCGCTGGCTCGCATGGTTGGCCTGCTCGCCGATATCGAGCAAGGTCTGGTAGTAATCGGCGACGACGCGGGCAGTGTTCTCGGCGCGCTCGATGTAGCGCCCCAACCAGTAGTGGTACTCGGCGATACGGCTCAACATGGGGACAGATTAACCCATAGGCCGCCTGGAGCACAGCGTCCTCCTGCCGACAAAGCTGAGCGCACGAGCAACCTTGACAGACCGATTGGCCAATCGCTAACATATGCACGTCGCATATATCCATAACAGACATATGCGACGTGCATATAAGCGTGACAAGCGAGCGATGTTCTTTCCACCCAAAGATTCAGATTCCCTGGCGCTCACTGCGGCGATGTTTCACATTTTGTTGTCGCTGGCGGACGGCGATAGCCATGGTTACGCCATCTCAAAAGACATCGAGCGGCGCACAGACGGCCATCTGCGCCTGGGTACCGGGGCATTCTACCGGATCGTCAAGCAGATGTTGGCGGCAGGGTGGGTGGAGGAGGCAGGTGAGCAGGAGGCGCTCCAGACCGACGGGTTGCGCCGTCGCTTCTACCGCTTGACGCCGCTTGGACGGGAGGTCGGCCGGGCCGAGGCGGGGCGTCTTGCGGCCCTGGTGGAACTGGCCCGTCAGAAGCATTTTCTGCCCGGTCTGGAGGGCTCGTGATGCGTTCTCATTCCGGGCATCTGGCTCCTTACCAACGAATTTACGCGCAGATGTTGATGGTGCTGCCGGGGGATTTTCGCCGGGAGTACGGCGAGCCGATGTTGCAGATGTTTAGTGAGCGTTATGTCGAGGAGTGCAGGGTTCGGGGGCAACCGGGCGCCACCTGGTTCTGGGTGGAGGCATTGTTTGATCTGGTGCGCGTCGCCGTATTCGAGCACTTCGGTATGCTTTTGCAGGATCTGACCTATGCCGTCCGGATGCTGCGGTCCAACCCGCTGGTAACTGGGATCATGCTGCTGGTGCTGGCGTTGGGCATCGGCGCCAACACGGCGATATTCAGCGTGATCAACGCCGTGCTGCTCAGGCCCTTTCCCTACGCGCAGCCGGAGCGGCTAGTGTTCGTCTGGGAGAAGTCCGCCGACTGGGAGAAAACGACCGGAATGGCCAGGATGAAATCTACGGTCGTCTCAGTGGCCAATTACCTTGATTGGCGCGCTCAAAACCAGGTGTTTACCGACATGGCCATTTTCAACATCTGGTCCGGTAGTCTCACGGGAGCAGGTGAGCCGGAAGTCATCGACGGAGCGATCGTATCGGCCAACTTCTTTTCGGTTCTGGGTATCCAGCCACAGCTGGGTCGCTCGTTCCTGCCGGAGGAGGACTCCCCCGAAGCCGACGGCCAGGTGATTGTGATCAGCGATGGCCTCTGGAAGCGGCGCTTCGCCGCCGATCTGGGGATCATCGGCCGCAAAGTCGCGATCGACGCAAGAAGCTATACCGTTGTCGGGGTGATGCCCTCTCAGTTTCAGCAGCCCGAATCGGGCTTTTCCCGCTTCCAGAGAGCCCAGATCTGGCGTCCGCTGGCGAACCGGCGCAAATATTTCACAGACGCGCAACAGTGCAATCGCGCCTGCCGCAATTTTCGGGTGATTGCCAGACTCAAAAGCGGTGGCTCGCTTGCCGAAGCGCAAACCCAGATGGACACCATCGCCCGCAGGCTTGAACGCACCTATCCCGAGACCAATACGGGTTACGGCGTTACTGTCATTGCGCTAGCCGAGCAATTCGTGGGCAACCTTCGCCCCATCCTGCTGCTGCTCACCGCGGCAGTCGGCTGTGTACTGCTGATTGCCTGCGCCAACGTTGCCAACCTGCTGCTGGTTCGGGCTTCGGCGCGCCGAAAGGAGATTGCCCTGCGCCTGGCTCTGGGGGCCAACCGCGCCCGCCTGCTGCGCCAGTTGCTTACCGAGAGCCTGCTGCTGTCGCTGTTGGGTGGAGTATTCGGGGTAGGTTTGGCCTGGTGGAGCGTACCTGTCCTGTTGGCCCTACGACCGGAGAACCTGCCCCGCTTCGATCGCATCGAAATCGACGGAACGGTCCTTGCCTTTGGCCTTGGGCTGTCGCTGCTCACCGGACTCATTTTCGGCCTGCTACCCGCTTTGCAGGCCACCCGAACCACCCCCAACGCGGTCCTTAAAGAAGGCAGCACCACCTCTGCCCCCCGCTCGCAAGCGCGATGGCTGGGAGCCCTGGTCATCGTCGAAATAGCTCTGTCGCTGGCGTTGCTTGCCGGGGCGGGGCTGTTGGTGCAGAATCTGCTGCGTTTGCAAAGCATCGATCCTGGATTTACGACCCGCAATGTCGTGAGCTTCTGGCTTGCGCTCCCCAAACTGCGTTATTCCACCGACGAGCGTATTGTCGCCTTTGAAGAGCAACTGCTCAGCCGCTTGCAAACCCTTCCGGGTGTCGAAGCAGCCGGGCGAGTATCGAGTCTGCCGCTAACGGGTTTGAACAACTGGGGTATAGAAGTAACCATCGCGGGACGCCCTCGCCCGGCCCCCGGTCAGGAACTGAACGCCGACAACCGCATCGTCAGCTCGGGCTACTTCGAAACGCTGGGAATCGCCCTGGTGCGAGGCCGATTGTTGAACGACCGTGACCGCAGCAACACACCTAAAGTGGTGCTCATCAACGAAACCATGGCAAAGCGTTACTGGCCCGGGCAAGATCCGATCGGGCAGCGCATCAGCCTCGGAGACGAACGGCTCTGGCAGATTGTTGGGATTGTCAAAGATATCTACCACTTCGACTTGTTTCAGCTGCCTTACCCTGAGGTGTACACGTCGTATCGGCAGTACATCTTCGGCGGTCCCGGGCTGGTGGTGCGAGGGCAAGTTGACCCGGCCTCGCTCGTCCAGACCATACAACAGACCGTTCACTCCCTCGATAAGAACTTGCCGCTTAACGACGTGCAAACCCTCGACGAACGGCTTGCCCGCTCTCTGGCTGCCCAGCGGTTTTACACATTGCTGCTGGTGCTGATGGCGGTGATCGCAGCGGTGTTGGCCGGATCCGGCCTCTACGGAGTCATGTCCTACTCGGTCACCCGACGCACCCGCGAGTTGGGCATCCGCGTAGCACTCGGGGCAAGACCGGCCGACGTGCTTCGGCTGGTGGTCGGACAGGGGATCGCCTTGGTGCTTGCGGGGATCGGCTGCGGGTTAATCCTGGTCCTTGGAGCTGCAAATATGCTTACAGGAATCCTTTACGAGCCTCGACCGCAGGACTGGTTGGCGCTGCTGCCAGTGACCCTGGGTCTTTTTGTCGTTGGGCTTTTGGCTTGCTACGTCCCTGCGCGACGGGCCACCAGGGTCGATTCTGCGATTGCCCTGCGCTGCGAATAAGCAGGCTTCGGGAGCGGGAGGCCGCCTGTACTATGCTGAAGGGGAACTACGCCGGTGGGCTTTTGCCCTGGCTCTTTACCCATGATGGGCACCATGCAGCGCATTATCCAGCAAGAAGAAATTCTGAATGTCCTCAAGCCTGTGCAGGATCCGGAACTGCGCCGCTCGCTGGTCGAACTGGGCATGATCCGCAACGTCGACATTCAAGGGGGCAACGTCAGCTTCACGCTGGTGCTCACCACCCCCGCCTGTCCGCTGCGCGAGATGATCGTGGGCGACTGCAAGAAGGCTGTCTTTGCCATCGACGGCGTCCAGAGCGTCGAAGTGGAAGTGACCGCCGAGACGCCCAAGGCCAAGGCTTTGCCCGACCGGCAGGGTATCCCGGGGGTCAAGAACATCATTGCTGTCTCCAGCGGCAAGGGCGGTGTGGGCAAGACGACCGTTTCGGTCAACGTCGCCGTGTCGCTGGCCCAATCCGGCGCCCAGGTGGGCATTCTCGACGCCGATATCTACGGGCCGAACGTGCCTTTGATGCTCGGTTTGCAAGGCCAGAAGATGCCCGTGCGCCACAACGAGAACGGCGGTGAAATATTCGAGCCGCTGTTTAATTACGGCGTCAAAGTGGTCTCGATGGGCTTCTGGGTCGGTGAGGATCAGCCGCTCATCTGGCGCGGGCCGATGCTCAACTCCGCTATTCGCCAGTTTCTCTACCAGGTGGACTGGGGCGAACTCGATTATCTGATCATCGACCTGCCGCCGGGTACCGGGGACGCCCAGCTTACCCTCTGCCAGTCGGTGCCCCTGGCGGGGGCGGTGATCGTCACCACTCCCCAGACCGTGGCCCTGCTCGACTCGCGCAAGGGTCTGC harbors:
- a CDS encoding PadR family transcriptional regulator → MRRAYKRDKRAMFFPPKDSDSLALTAAMFHILLSLADGDSHGYAISKDIERRTDGHLRLGTGAFYRIVKQMLAAGWVEEAGEQEALQTDGLRRRFYRLTPLGREVGRAEAGRLAALVELARQKHFLPGLEGS
- a CDS encoding alpha-E domain-containing protein; the protein is MLSRIAEYHYWLGRYIERAENTARVVADYYQTLLDIGEQANHASQRWEMVLEVVGEMDAYQGRYPAVQPAQVEQFVTFVRTNPSSILSCVTQARENARGIRDQISSELWLALNRLYLELRGARWEGDVDAEALGFYEKVKEQSGLIDSLIDSTILHDTGWRFLRLGRFFERALQTARILQVRYRLINPQSALAERPIEVQQWLSLLRSVSGSEIYSKLYRATVAPRSVAELLVLNPRFPRSLRFATSQVSNILGLLAASQPGSYTSEAERLSGRLANELVYSTLEEIERAAVVPYLLQKESELNLIGDHIHNYYFGYPVPTPMVQVQTLEVQPF
- a CDS encoding ABC transporter permease, yielding MRSHSGHLAPYQRIYAQMLMVLPGDFRREYGEPMLQMFSERYVEECRVRGQPGATWFWVEALFDLVRVAVFEHFGMLLQDLTYAVRMLRSNPLVTGIMLLVLALGIGANTAIFSVINAVLLRPFPYAQPERLVFVWEKSADWEKTTGMARMKSTVVSVANYLDWRAQNQVFTDMAIFNIWSGSLTGAGEPEVIDGAIVSANFFSVLGIQPQLGRSFLPEEDSPEADGQVIVISDGLWKRRFAADLGIIGRKVAIDARSYTVVGVMPSQFQQPESGFSRFQRAQIWRPLANRRKYFTDAQQCNRACRNFRVIARLKSGGSLAEAQTQMDTIARRLERTYPETNTGYGVTVIALAEQFVGNLRPILLLLTAAVGCVLLIACANVANLLLVRASARRKEIALRLALGANRARLLRQLLTESLLLSLLGGVFGVGLAWWSVPVLLALRPENLPRFDRIEIDGTVLAFGLGLSLLTGLIFGLLPALQATRTTPNAVLKEGSTTSAPRSQARWLGALVIVEIALSLALLAGAGLLVQNLLRLQSIDPGFTTRNVVSFWLALPKLRYSTDERIVAFEEQLLSRLQTLPGVEAAGRVSSLPLTGLNNWGIEVTIAGRPRPAPGQELNADNRIVSSGYFETLGIALVRGRLLNDRDRSNTPKVVLINETMAKRYWPGQDPIGQRISLGDERLWQIVGIVKDIYHFDLFQLPYPEVYTSYRQYIFGGPGLVVRGQVDPASLVQTIQQTVHSLDKNLPLNDVQTLDERLARSLAAQRFYTLLLVLMAVIAAVLAGSGLYGVMSYSVTRRTRELGIRVALGARPADVLRLVVGQGIALVLAGIGCGLILVLGAANMLTGILYEPRPQDWLALLPVTLGLFVVGLLACYVPARRATRVDSAIALRCE
- a CDS encoding Mrp/NBP35 family ATP-binding protein, producing MQRIIQQEEILNVLKPVQDPELRRSLVELGMIRNVDIQGGNVSFTLVLTTPACPLREMIVGDCKKAVFAIDGVQSVEVEVTAETPKAKALPDRQGIPGVKNIIAVSSGKGGVGKTTVSVNVAVSLAQSGAQVGILDADIYGPNVPLMLGLQGQKMPVRHNENGGEIFEPLFNYGVKVVSMGFWVGEDQPLIWRGPMLNSAIRQFLYQVDWGELDYLIIDLPPGTGDAQLTLCQSVPLAGAVIVTTPQTVALLDSRKGLRMFQQLGVPVLGIVENMSYFIPPDAPEKKYDIFSSGGGERTARELGLPLLGMLPLEMPVREGGDRGVPIAMARPDSASAQAFRKLAQVIAGKVSVAALT